In a single window of the Thiohalophilus sp. genome:
- the cobU gene encoding bifunctional adenosylcobinamide kinase/adenosylcobinamide-phosphate guanylyltransferase → MQQLILGGVRSGKSRYAQQLAQDSGKPVILIATATAGDAEMAERIRRHQQDRPAAWQVIEEPLALGDALQKRDDPRAIILIDCLTLWLTNLLLDSDPQRLEQEQNKLLACLPSLQADLLFVSNEVGQGIIPADPLSRRFADETGRLHQRLARVCDRVTLITAGLPQILKG, encoded by the coding sequence ATGCAGCAATTGATCCTTGGCGGTGTCCGCTCCGGTAAAAGTCGCTATGCCCAGCAATTGGCGCAGGACAGCGGCAAACCGGTCATCCTGATCGCAACGGCCACCGCCGGCGATGCCGAGATGGCCGAACGCATTCGTCGCCATCAACAGGATCGACCCGCCGCTTGGCAGGTCATTGAAGAACCGCTGGCGCTGGGCGATGCCTTGCAGAAAAGGGATGATCCCAGGGCAATTATACTGATCGACTGTCTGACCCTGTGGCTGACCAACCTGTTACTCGACAGCGATCCGCAACGGCTGGAACAGGAACAGAACAAACTGCTGGCCTGCCTGCCGTCGTTGCAGGCCGATCTGTTGTTTGTCAGTAACGAAGTGGGGCAGGGCATCATTCCCGCCGATCCGCTGTCGCGTCGCTTTGCCGATGAAACCGGCCGCCTGCATCAGCGCCTTGCCCGGGTGTGTGATCGGGTGACCCTGATCACGGCCGGATTGCCGCAAATACTCAAAGGATAA
- a CDS encoding alpha-ribazole phosphatase family protein: MAEKSVVTTVDLLRHGEPVGGKRYRGQIDDPLSELGWRQMREAVADHCPWDRIVTSSLCRCHDFARELAERHSLPLRPEPRLMEIGFGEWEGRSAEELMAEDQQRLFRFWSDPLNNTPPGAETLHEFEQRVIGAWEDLLQQHAGEHLLVVGHAGMIRMILRHVLNMPLSSMFRLRVDLAGITRIEIESHEGQQLPRLIFHGGQLK; encoded by the coding sequence ATGGCTGAAAAATCTGTAGTAACGACGGTTGACCTGCTGCGCCACGGCGAACCGGTGGGCGGCAAGCGCTATCGCGGGCAGATCGATGATCCGTTAAGCGAACTGGGTTGGCGGCAGATGCGCGAAGCGGTGGCCGATCACTGCCCCTGGGATCGCATTGTGACTTCCAGTTTATGCCGATGCCATGACTTTGCACGGGAGCTGGCCGAACGTCATAGCCTGCCGCTGCGGCCGGAACCGCGTCTGATGGAGATCGGCTTCGGCGAATGGGAAGGGCGTAGCGCAGAAGAGTTGATGGCCGAGGATCAACAGCGGTTGTTTCGTTTCTGGTCCGATCCGCTTAACAATACGCCACCCGGCGCCGAGACCCTGCACGAGTTCGAGCAGCGGGTGATCGGTGCGTGGGAAGACCTGTTGCAACAACATGCCGGCGAACATCTGCTGGTGGTCGGGCATGCCGGGATGATTCGAATGATCCTGCGCCATGTGCTGAATATGCCGTTGTCGAGCATGTTTCGTTTGCGCGTGGACCTGGCCGGGATTACCCGTATCGAGATCGAATCCCACGAGGGTCAACAACTGCCCCGGCTGATCTTCCACGGCGGCCAGCTCAAATGA
- a CDS encoding penicillin-binding protein activator LpoB — protein sequence MPYRTIRTLFLLLGGVLLMAGLAGCGTQVERLEPEEVRDLSGAWNDTDSRLVSEEMISDMLSRPWVNDFKRQTGKQPVVIVGTVRNLSHEHINTNTFVNDIQRELTNSGRVTFVASRVERDEIRDERLDQDIHASAETRKAMGQEYGADYMLSGQINTIIDMEGRTQVRYYQVDLTLISLTDNRKAWVGQKKIKKEVVNSKLRY from the coding sequence ATGCCGTATCGTACTATCCGAACCCTTTTCCTTTTACTCGGCGGTGTCCTCCTGATGGCGGGGCTGGCCGGTTGCGGCACCCAGGTCGAGCGACTGGAGCCCGAAGAGGTACGCGATCTCAGCGGGGCCTGGAACGATACCGACTCGCGCCTGGTCTCGGAGGAGATGATCAGCGACATGCTGTCACGTCCCTGGGTGAATGATTTCAAACGCCAGACCGGCAAGCAGCCGGTGGTCATCGTCGGCACCGTGCGCAACCTGAGCCACGAACACATCAACACCAATACTTTCGTCAACGATATCCAGCGCGAGTTGACCAACTCCGGGCGGGTCACATTCGTCGCCTCGCGTGTCGAACGTGACGAGATTCGTGATGAACGGCTGGATCAGGACATTCATGCCAGTGCGGAAACCCGCAAAGCTATGGGTCAGGAATACGGCGCCGATTACATGCTCAGCGGCCAGATCAACACCATCATCGACATGGAAGGGCGCACCCAGGTCCGCTACTACCAGGTGGATCTCACCTTGATCAGTCTGACGGATAATCGCAAGGCCTGGGTGGGGCAGAAGAAGATCAAAAAAGAGGTCGTCAATAGCAAGCTGCGTTACTAG
- the cbiB gene encoding adenosylcobinamide-phosphate synthase CbiB, with the protein MLSVAIVLAAVVLDQWLGDPRRYHPLAGFGRLVLWLEARVYGPPSVSAARRRWRGLLGWLLLVAPPVGLTAWLVMVLPLWGGAVLELLLLYLALGGRSLAQHARRVARKLEQADLDGARHAVAMLVSRDTGVLDASQISAATVESVLENGNDAVFATLFWFLLLGAPGVVLFRLANTLDAMWGYRNDRYRDFGTLAARLDDGLNWLPARLTALSYALLGHTRQALRCWRTQAPHWEGINPGVVMASGAGALNRTLGGPVNYHGALRERPPLGAGPPARVGDITRAVRLVQYTLILWLVIIAIAGGLFATTWG; encoded by the coding sequence ATGCTGAGCGTCGCGATCGTGCTGGCGGCCGTGGTGCTGGACCAGTGGCTGGGCGATCCCCGGCGTTATCATCCGCTGGCCGGGTTTGGTCGCCTGGTTCTCTGGCTGGAAGCCCGGGTTTACGGGCCACCTTCGGTGAGTGCCGCGCGGCGGCGCTGGCGCGGCCTGCTCGGTTGGCTGTTGCTGGTGGCGCCGCCGGTGGGGCTGACCGCCTGGCTGGTGATGGTTCTGCCGCTGTGGGGCGGGGCCGTGCTCGAGTTGCTGTTGCTTTATCTGGCCCTGGGCGGCCGCTCGCTGGCGCAACATGCGCGGCGGGTCGCCCGCAAGCTGGAGCAGGCGGATCTGGACGGGGCGCGCCACGCCGTGGCGATGCTGGTCAGTCGGGATACCGGGGTGCTGGATGCCTCGCAGATCAGCGCCGCCACGGTGGAATCGGTGCTGGAGAACGGCAACGACGCGGTATTCGCCACCCTGTTCTGGTTCCTGCTGCTCGGCGCGCCGGGGGTGGTGCTCTTCCGGCTGGCCAATACCCTGGATGCGATGTGGGGTTATCGTAACGACCGCTACCGGGATTTCGGCACCCTGGCGGCGCGTCTGGACGATGGTCTGAACTGGCTGCCGGCGCGGCTGACTGCCCTGAGCTATGCCCTGCTGGGCCACACTCGCCAGGCCCTGCGCTGCTGGCGGACCCAGGCGCCGCACTGGGAAGGCATCAATCCCGGCGTGGTGATGGCCAGCGGCGCCGGGGCGCTGAACCGGACGCTGGGGGGCCCGGTCAATTATCATGGCGCGCTGCGCGAGCGGCCGCCGCTGGGTGCCGGCCCCCCTGCCCGGGTGGGTGATATCACCCGGGCGGTGCGTCTCGTACAATACACGCTGATTTTATGGCTGGTGATCATCGCGATCGCAGGAGGTCTGTTTGCCACAACATGGGGGTAA
- the ampD gene encoding 1,6-anhydro-N-acetylmuramyl-L-alanine amidase AmpD, which translates to MRIDLQTGLLQGARQCPSPNYNARPDPADISLLVIHGISLPPDQFGGVDIDRFFTNCLDPDRHPYFREICGLQVSSHLLIRRDGEVVQYVPFGERAWHAGDSEFGGRTNCNDFSIGIELEGSDELPYEPIQYQRLQEVTRLLQQAYPAITRERIVGHCHIAPGRKTDPGPVFDWGRLLAGL; encoded by the coding sequence ATGCGGATCGATCTTCAAACCGGGCTGCTGCAGGGCGCACGACAGTGCCCCTCCCCCAATTACAACGCGCGCCCCGATCCGGCGGATATTTCCCTGCTGGTGATCCACGGTATCAGTCTGCCGCCGGATCAGTTCGGCGGGGTCGACATCGACCGGTTCTTCACCAATTGTCTGGATCCCGACCGGCATCCCTATTTTCGGGAGATTTGCGGTTTGCAGGTCTCTTCCCATTTATTGATTCGCCGCGACGGCGAGGTAGTGCAGTATGTGCCATTTGGCGAGCGGGCCTGGCACGCCGGTGACTCGGAGTTTGGCGGACGGACCAACTGCAACGACTTTTCCATCGGCATCGAGCTCGAAGGCAGTGATGAACTGCCTTACGAGCCGATTCAGTATCAACGCCTGCAAGAAGTCACCCGCCTGTTGCAACAGGCCTATCCGGCGATTACCCGTGAGCGGATTGTGGGCCATTGTCATATTGCGCCGGGGCGCAAGACTGATCCGGGGCCGGTTTTTGACTGGGGTCGGCTGCTGGCCGGGCTCTGA
- the cobT gene encoding nicotinate-nucleotide--dimethylbenzimidazole phosphoribosyltransferase, whose translation MTSPWLQQPVHTIDVSARHAAQQRQGQLTKPPGSLGRLESLAIQLAGLQANPTPVIEHSWIAVFAADHGVAHQGVSAFPQIVTTEMVRNFTRGGAAISVLAAQQHARLEVVNVGTAHDPGKLPGVVDQRISEGTADFSRQPAMTPQQGEQALKAGRDSVQRALEDGSQIYIGGEMGIANTTSAAALGCVLLQQPARELVGPGTGLDDAGVRHKAEVIDAAIAWHALDPDDVQQMLCCFGGFEIAALSGAFMHAAQRGLPVLVDGFICSVAALIAERLLPGCSQWFIYSHRSAEPGHRAILDALGAVPLLDLGMRLGEGSGAAVALSLLRHACALHNGMATFEEAAVSNKEAGDD comes from the coding sequence ATGACCTCACCCTGGCTGCAGCAGCCTGTCCACACGATCGATGTAAGTGCTCGGCACGCCGCGCAACAGCGGCAGGGCCAATTGACCAAGCCACCGGGGTCACTCGGTCGACTGGAGTCACTGGCCATTCAACTGGCCGGCCTGCAGGCGAACCCGACACCGGTGATCGAACACAGCTGGATCGCGGTATTTGCCGCCGATCACGGCGTCGCCCATCAGGGCGTATCCGCCTTTCCGCAAATCGTCACCACCGAGATGGTGCGCAACTTTACCCGTGGCGGTGCCGCGATCAGCGTCCTGGCGGCGCAACAGCATGCCCGCCTGGAAGTGGTCAATGTCGGTACCGCGCACGATCCGGGTAAACTGCCGGGGGTGGTCGACCAGCGCATTAGCGAAGGCACGGCCGACTTCAGCCGGCAACCGGCCATGACACCCCAACAGGGAGAGCAGGCGCTGAAGGCGGGCCGCGATTCGGTACAACGCGCACTGGAAGACGGAAGCCAGATCTATATCGGTGGTGAGATGGGCATCGCCAACACCACCTCGGCCGCGGCACTGGGGTGTGTATTGTTGCAGCAACCGGCCCGGGAACTGGTCGGACCCGGCACCGGACTGGATGATGCCGGTGTGCGACACAAGGCCGAGGTGATCGACGCGGCGATCGCCTGGCACGCGCTCGATCCCGATGATGTGCAGCAGATGCTTTGCTGTTTCGGCGGCTTTGAGATCGCGGCTCTGAGCGGGGCGTTTATGCATGCCGCCCAGCGTGGCCTGCCGGTGCTGGTGGACGGGTTTATCTGCAGCGTCGCGGCGCTGATCGCTGAACGATTGTTACCCGGCTGCAGTCAATGGTTTATCTACAGCCACCGCTCCGCCGAGCCGGGTCACCGGGCGATCCTGGATGCGCTGGGAGCCGTGCCGCTGCTCGATCTCGGCATGCGCCTGGGCGAGGGCAGCGGGGCGGCCGTGGCCCTGTCACTGCTGCGCCATGCCTGCGCGTTGCATAACGGCATGGCCACATTCGAAGAGGCGGCGGTCTCAAACAAAGAGGCGGGGGATGATTGA
- a CDS encoding cobyric acid synthase, whose protein sequence is MIQGTTSDAGKSIMVTGLCRLFANRGQRVAPFKPQNMALNSAVSTDGGEIGRAQAVQAQAARLAPHTDMNPVLIKPASDTGAQIIIQGRALGNMDAVEYHQYKQTAKTAVLDSWQRLANQYELLFVEGAGSPAEINLREHDIANMGFAEAVDCPVVLVADIDRGGVFAQLVGTVQLLAPSERKRIKGFIINRFRGDVSLLQPGLDWLERETGIPVLGVIPYLMNLQIDAEDSLNLEQQCDTDRPFEVIVPLLPRISNHTDFNPLRVDPRINFHYISPHDPIPPADLILLPGSKNVRADRQWLTEHGWDAAIARHLRYGGKLIGICGGFQMLGEQLHDPQGVEGPPGSTTGLGYLPMETTLEPVKQLHNVQGRLTIAGVPVSGYEIHMGHTQGPACASPAVILDDRHDGAISSDNNVMGTYLHGLFDEPRACQALLEWAGLARQSEPQPDYQQLQEAAIDRLATTLEQHLDIAKLKNIIGLE, encoded by the coding sequence ATGATCCAGGGCACCACCTCCGATGCCGGCAAAAGCATCATGGTCACCGGCCTGTGCCGGCTGTTTGCCAATCGTGGCCAGCGCGTCGCGCCGTTCAAGCCACAGAATATGGCGCTCAACAGCGCGGTCTCCACGGACGGCGGCGAGATCGGCCGGGCCCAGGCGGTGCAGGCGCAGGCCGCGCGGCTGGCCCCGCACACGGACATGAACCCGGTGCTGATCAAACCCGCCAGCGACACCGGGGCGCAGATCATCATTCAGGGCCGGGCGCTGGGAAACATGGACGCGGTAGAATACCACCAATACAAACAGACCGCGAAAACCGCGGTGCTGGACTCCTGGCAGCGGCTGGCGAACCAGTATGAGCTGTTATTCGTCGAGGGCGCCGGCAGCCCCGCCGAAATCAATCTGCGCGAACACGATATCGCCAACATGGGCTTCGCCGAGGCGGTGGACTGCCCGGTGGTGCTGGTCGCCGACATCGATCGCGGCGGCGTCTTCGCCCAGCTGGTCGGCACCGTGCAACTGCTTGCTCCCTCGGAGCGCAAACGGATCAAGGGCTTTATCATCAACCGCTTTCGCGGCGACGTCAGCCTGCTGCAACCGGGCCTCGACTGGCTGGAACGAGAGACCGGCATCCCGGTACTGGGGGTGATTCCCTATCTGATGAATCTGCAGATCGACGCCGAGGACAGCCTCAACCTTGAACAGCAGTGTGACACTGACCGGCCTTTTGAGGTCATCGTCCCGCTGCTGCCGCGGATCAGCAACCATACCGACTTCAATCCCCTGCGCGTGGATCCGCGTATCAACTTTCACTATATCAGCCCCCACGATCCGATCCCGCCGGCGGATCTGATCCTCCTGCCCGGCAGCAAGAACGTGCGCGCCGATCGCCAGTGGCTGACCGAGCACGGCTGGGACGCCGCCATCGCCCGGCATCTGCGTTACGGCGGCAAGCTGATCGGCATCTGCGGCGGTTTTCAGATGCTGGGCGAGCAGCTGCACGATCCGCAGGGAGTGGAAGGGCCGCCCGGTTCGACAACCGGACTCGGTTATCTGCCCATGGAAACCACCCTGGAACCGGTCAAACAACTGCACAACGTGCAGGGTCGCCTGACCATTGCCGGTGTCCCGGTCAGCGGTTATGAAATTCACATGGGCCACACGCAAGGTCCCGCCTGCGCGTCCCCGGCCGTGATCCTCGACGATCGCCACGACGGGGCGATATCGAGCGATAACAATGTCATGGGAACATATCTGCATGGCCTATTCGACGAACCCCGGGCCTGCCAGGCCCTGCTGGAATGGGCCGGACTTGCCCGGCAATCGGAACCACAACCGGACTATCAACAACTGCAGGAAGCCGCCATCGACCGACTGGCCACTACACTCGAACAGCACCTGGACATAGCCAAACTAAAAAACATTATAGGCCTGGAGTAG
- a CDS encoding adenosylcobinamide-GDP ribazoletransferase, with protein sequence MSALQALITALQLLTRIPLRLPRYATANQAAIAGWSVLFYPVVGLLIGGLLLLVWWLLQVVANSEASLLLAGLLVLCWVGITGALHLDGLADSADAWLGGFGDRERTLAIMKDPYAGPAGVTAIVVVLLLKFAALGEMTWAFCPQLLVIPVLARLQVMLLFLTTPYVRSGGMGSAATEHLPRKTAWLWLLLIAVAVTVLIETGWLLIVGMVVVFIVLRAIMQQRLGGTTGDTAGALIEITEAVLLCLIVLSSEF encoded by the coding sequence ATGAGCGCGCTGCAGGCCCTGATCACCGCACTGCAATTGCTGACGCGTATTCCCCTGCGTCTGCCCCGTTATGCTACTGCCAATCAGGCGGCGATCGCCGGCTGGTCGGTGTTGTTCTATCCCGTGGTGGGATTGTTGATCGGGGGCCTGTTGCTACTGGTGTGGTGGTTGCTACAGGTTGTTGCAAACAGCGAGGCGTCTTTGCTGCTGGCCGGGTTACTGGTGTTGTGCTGGGTGGGCATCACCGGTGCCCTGCATCTGGACGGACTGGCCGACAGCGCCGATGCCTGGCTGGGCGGGTTCGGCGATCGCGAACGGACCCTGGCGATCATGAAAGACCCTTACGCCGGACCGGCCGGGGTAACGGCGATCGTCGTGGTTCTGCTGCTCAAATTCGCCGCGCTCGGCGAAATGACCTGGGCATTCTGCCCGCAGTTGCTGGTCATTCCGGTGCTGGCACGCTTGCAGGTGATGTTGCTGTTTCTGACCACGCCCTATGTTCGCTCCGGCGGCATGGGCTCGGCTGCCACCGAACACCTGCCGCGCAAGACAGCGTGGCTGTGGCTATTGTTAATCGCTGTGGCCGTGACCGTGTTGATCGAGACGGGCTGGTTGTTGATCGTCGGGATGGTCGTGGTCTTTATCGTGTTGCGCGCGATCATGCAACAGCGGCTCGGTGGCACCACCGGCGATACCGCCGGGGCCCTGATCGAAATTACCGAAGCGGTGTTGCTGTGTCTAATAGTTCTGAGTTCTGAGTTCTGA
- the ampE gene encoding regulatory signaling modulator protein AmpE, giving the protein MNLISILLALAVEFFYKPVSDLRRYDWFDRYHETLYQKLEGQPLRDGPVGVILLIGLVALAVWIVLAALGALTGLLAFLFGLVVLIFTLGPRDLEEDVQPVLDALERDDPEAAALGARQLGDEAEITAESPAELVQQVRDRILVEANTRMFGVLFWFLILGPIGAVLFRLSCQVRQQAPVTDEYRNAARDLYRILAWIPARLTVVCYALAGNFVDTLSRWQSPKDLWEQDSDTFLIVSGNGAIQGEYTESDDEAAINIAPAQHALALVKRSLVVWVALLALLTLMGLTF; this is encoded by the coding sequence ATGAATCTGATAAGTATATTGCTGGCACTGGCGGTGGAGTTCTTCTACAAGCCGGTGTCCGATCTGCGCCGTTACGACTGGTTCGATCGTTACCACGAAACCCTCTATCAGAAACTCGAGGGCCAGCCGCTGCGCGACGGGCCGGTGGGGGTCATCCTGCTGATCGGGCTGGTGGCGCTGGCGGTCTGGATCGTGCTGGCGGCGCTGGGCGCCCTGACCGGGTTGCTGGCCTTTTTATTCGGGCTGGTGGTACTGATTTTCACACTCGGTCCGCGCGATCTGGAAGAGGATGTTCAGCCGGTACTGGACGCCCTGGAGCGCGACGATCCCGAAGCGGCGGCACTCGGTGCCCGCCAGCTCGGCGACGAGGCAGAAATCACCGCCGAATCACCCGCTGAACTGGTACAGCAGGTACGCGATCGGATTCTGGTGGAAGCCAACACCCGCATGTTCGGTGTGTTGTTCTGGTTTTTGATTCTCGGCCCGATCGGCGCGGTGTTGTTTCGATTAAGTTGTCAGGTGCGCCAGCAAGCCCCGGTCACCGACGAATATCGCAATGCCGCCCGCGATCTGTACCGGATACTCGCCTGGATTCCTGCCCGGCTCACCGTAGTGTGTTACGCCCTGGCGGGTAATTTTGTCGACACCCTCAGCCGCTGGCAGAGCCCCAAAGACCTCTGGGAACAGGACAGCGACACCTTCTTGATCGTCAGCGGTAACGGGGCGATACAGGGTGAATATACCGAGTCCGACGATGAAGCCGCGATCAATATTGCCCCGGCTCAACATGCCCTGGCGCTGGTCAAGCGGTCGCTGGTGGTCTGGGTGGCACTGCTCGCGCTGCTGACCCTGATGGGTCTTACTTTCTGA
- a CDS encoding alanine/glycine:cation symporter family protein — translation MLAALTEWTGTVSDYAWGIPSIILLVGTGLYLTIRLRFVQLRGFKHSWQIIRGNYDKPADPGEVSHFQALSTALSATVGTGNIAGVATAIAFGGPGAVFWMWITALVGMATKFASCSLALKFRRFHPDGSVSGGPMYTLLYGLNFKTLAVLFAAFTLIASFGIGNMVQANSVVDGLAYVFPGIIDYRLGIGVIIAILVGLVIIGGIKRIAKVTSRIVPFMAVFYCGAALLVLFLHIEQIPAAFATIFNLALNPWAAGGGAIGAAIQYGVARGVFSNEAGLGSAPMAHAAARTSEPVREGLVAMMGPFIDTIVICTMTALVIVIMGAWGEARPDGLEGAALSAYAFEQGLGRIGGWIVGIGLVFFAYSTMIAWSYYGDRSAEFLFGERAVMPYRVIFTVLVVVGAYVPLQLVWNFADIANILMAAPNLISLILLAGLAKKLSDDYFRRMPG, via the coding sequence CTGTTGGCCGCATTGACCGAATGGACCGGCACGGTCTCGGATTATGCCTGGGGCATTCCCTCGATTATCCTGCTGGTCGGCACCGGACTCTATCTGACCATTCGCCTGCGCTTTGTGCAGTTGCGCGGCTTCAAGCACTCCTGGCAAATCATTCGCGGCAACTACGATAAGCCGGCCGACCCCGGCGAAGTCAGTCACTTTCAGGCGCTGTCCACGGCGCTGTCGGCCACGGTCGGTACCGGCAACATCGCCGGCGTGGCCACGGCTATCGCCTTCGGCGGGCCCGGCGCCGTGTTCTGGATGTGGATTACCGCGCTGGTGGGCATGGCGACCAAATTTGCCTCCTGCTCGCTGGCGCTCAAGTTTCGCCGTTTTCACCCCGACGGCTCGGTCTCCGGCGGGCCGATGTACACCCTGCTGTACGGACTCAATTTCAAGACTCTGGCTGTCCTGTTCGCGGCTTTTACCCTGATCGCCTCGTTCGGTATCGGCAACATGGTGCAGGCCAATTCGGTGGTAGACGGGCTGGCCTATGTCTTTCCCGGCATCATCGACTACCGGCTCGGGATCGGCGTCATCATCGCCATTCTGGTCGGCCTGGTGATCATCGGCGGCATCAAGCGTATCGCCAAGGTGACCTCCCGCATCGTCCCCTTCATGGCGGTGTTCTATTGCGGCGCGGCGCTGCTGGTGCTGTTTTTACATATCGAGCAGATTCCGGCCGCCTTTGCCACCATCTTTAACCTGGCTCTGAATCCCTGGGCCGCCGGCGGCGGGGCCATCGGTGCCGCCATCCAGTACGGCGTGGCGCGCGGGGTCTTTTCCAATGAGGCAGGGCTGGGCTCGGCACCCATGGCCCACGCCGCCGCGCGCACCAGCGAACCGGTGCGCGAGGGGCTGGTGGCCATGATGGGGCCGTTCATCGACACCATCGTCATCTGTACCATGACCGCGCTGGTCATCGTGATCATGGGCGCCTGGGGCGAGGCCCGGCCCGACGGACTGGAAGGCGCGGCCCTGTCGGCCTACGCCTTCGAACAGGGGCTGGGTCGCATCGGCGGCTGGATCGTCGGCATCGGCCTGGTGTTTTTCGCTTACTCGACCATGATCGCCTGGTCCTATTACGGCGATCGCAGTGCCGAGTTCCTGTTCGGCGAACGGGCGGTGATGCCCTATCGCGTTATATTCACCGTCCTGGTGGTGGTCGGTGCTTATGTACCGCTGCAGCTGGTGTGGAACTTTGCCGATATCGCCAATATTTTGATGGCGGCCCCGAACCTGATCAGCCTGATCCTGCTCGCCGGGCTGGCGAAAAAGCTGTCCGACGATTATTTCCGTCGCATGCCGGGCTGA
- the cobD gene encoding threonine-phosphate decarboxylase CobD, translated as MPQHGGNLLEAARRYGRAPDAWLDLSTGINPGAYPVPSLPPRVWQQLPQQDDGLIDIARDYYGAPALLPVAGSQQAIQLLPGLRAPGRVGVLSPSYNEHAWRWQQGGHTLVPLRLNTHGDTLEDSLDSQLDTLDVLVVVNPNNPTGHRFAPAQLLDWHRRLQARGGWLVVDEAFIDATPELSLAAHSARPGLIVLRSIGKFFGLPGLRGGFVLGETGLLAALSERLGPWAVAGPARFIMQAALADDAWQQRMREQLPRASERLVHLLSEYGLPVGGHSPLFAWLPTSTARALHEQLAHAGIWSRYFDPAAGGPGLRLGLPGEEADWQRLGIALAQIHPSKRNQAVQA; from the coding sequence TTGCCACAACATGGGGGTAATCTGCTGGAAGCGGCACGCCGTTACGGGCGGGCACCGGACGCGTGGCTGGATCTGTCGACCGGGATCAATCCCGGGGCGTATCCGGTGCCGTCGCTGCCGCCGCGTGTCTGGCAGCAGCTGCCCCAGCAGGACGACGGTCTGATCGACATCGCCCGCGATTATTACGGTGCGCCCGCGCTGCTGCCGGTGGCCGGCTCGCAGCAGGCCATCCAGCTGTTGCCGGGCCTGCGCGCCCCCGGCCGCGTCGGGGTGCTCTCCCCGAGCTACAACGAACACGCCTGGCGCTGGCAGCAGGGTGGCCATACGCTGGTGCCACTGCGCCTGAATACCCACGGAGATACCCTCGAGGACAGCCTCGATTCGCAACTCGATACGCTGGATGTGCTGGTGGTGGTCAATCCCAACAACCCCACCGGCCACCGCTTTGCGCCCGCACAACTGCTCGACTGGCACCGGCGCCTGCAGGCCCGCGGGGGCTGGCTGGTGGTGGACGAGGCCTTTATCGATGCGACGCCCGAACTGAGTCTGGCCGCCCACAGCGCTCGGCCGGGGCTGATCGTGTTGCGCTCCATCGGCAAGTTCTTCGGCCTGCCCGGGCTGCGCGGGGGCTTCGTGCTGGGCGAGACCGGGCTGCTCGCGGCACTGTCCGAGCGGCTTGGCCCCTGGGCCGTAGCCGGCCCGGCCCGCTTCATCATGCAGGCGGCGCTGGCGGATGACGCCTGGCAGCAGCGGATGCGCGAGCAACTGCCCCGGGCCAGCGAACGACTGGTGCACTTGCTCAGTGAATACGGTTTGCCGGTCGGCGGTCATTCGCCGCTGTTTGCCTGGTTGCCGACATCGACGGCACGCGCGCTGCACGAGCAGCTGGCCCATGCAGGGATCTGGAGCCGCTATTTTGACCCGGCCGCCGGCGGTCCCGGTTTGCGCCTGGGGCTGCCGGGCGAGGAGGCCGACTGGCAGCGACTCGGGATCGCGCTGGCACAGATTCATCCATCGAAACGCAACCAGGCGGTGCAGGCATGA